In a single window of the Littorina saxatilis isolate snail1 linkage group LG3, US_GU_Lsax_2.0, whole genome shotgun sequence genome:
- the LOC138961976 gene encoding uncharacterized protein isoform X2, protein MDTPTGTVLEPSLFEDGQCRIILIGKTGHGKSSTGNTILGRLAFKTQVGINSGTKEGDLQSTTMGEIEIQVMDTPGLHDTEVKNDVISQRITLSLMAMHPGPHAIILCLSCDQRFTQDELKVYEALKDIFGENMTKYLIVVMTRRDALEAKKQCFENQLARCTELRKVLEEAGNRYVLFDNRETLSKDTKREQVEQLLAKVQEVVVLNAGDYFKHNLTCMLNESMIRMTKAAADTKTGQENVYNHLDHHAGQPSKPQPKARDFGAKGESRNKPTLPEWEGSTDTQTSTLPQSVMVLKEKKQVAERRAQFESKAQSPEPTREEISSKFQRKPREDAAKSHRAPLGAARRPGLSSQAKNRDTPVEGFPETGDGREPERQGRESPAGGQLPEQTRPQGRPQRKPLGTPVGQDESPGLQAISEDSRSPPEKPPRPHLRSPPGQKNDLEDVFQRFGFSPASPKVEDDGYTRIAYEVPDRPRMRFSQKQRMVEERLKHKIARGGADLNQEQQRELEKTSKSLGQKIREGMAKFKVEKLDKCSVM, encoded by the exons ATGGACACTCCAACAG GCACAGTCCTGGAACCAAGCCTGTTTGAAGATGGTCAGTGTCGTATCATACTGATCGGGAAAACCGGACATGGCAAAAGCAGCACTGGAAACACAATTCTGGGACGACTGGCGTTCAAAACCCAAGTTGGAATCAACTCGGGCACTAAGGAAGGAGATTTACAATCCACGACGATGGGAGAAATTGAAATTCAG GTGATGGACACCCCTGGACTTCACGACACAGAGGtgaaaaatgacgtcatttcgCAGAGAATCACACTATCGTTGATGGCCATGCATCCGGGTCCCCACGCCATCATCCTCTGTCTGTCATGTGACCAAAGGTTCACACAAGACGAATTAAAG GTCTACGAAGCCTTGAAGGACATCTTCGGAGAGAACATGACGAAATACCTTATAGTTGTCATGACCAGGAGAGACGCACTTGAAGCCAAGAAGCAGTGCTTTGAAAACCAG CTCGCACGCTGCACAGAGCTGAGGAAGGTTCTGGAAGAAGCAGGGAACCGCTATGTCCTCTTCGACAACAGAGAGACTTTGAGCAAAGATACGAAGAGGGAACAAGTGGAACAGCTGTTGGCCAAAGTACAAGAGGTCGTCGTTCTGAACGCAGGCGATTATTTCAAACACAACCTCACTTGCATGCTGAACGAGTCCATGATCAGGATGACAAAAGCAGCAGCTGATACCAAAACTGGCCAAGAAAACGTGTATAATCACCTTGACCACCACGCTGGCCAGCCATCCAAGCCACAACCGAAAGCAAGAGACTTTGGTGCGAAGGGAGAATCAAGAAATAAACCGACTTTGCCAGAATGGGAAGGAAGCACGGATACTCAGACAAGCACCTTGCCGCAGAGCGTCATGGTTTTGAAGGAGAAGAAGCAGGTCGCAGAGAGGAGGGCGCAGTTCGAATCAAAAGCCCAGTCACCAGAACCTACGCGAGAAGAAATCTCCTCAAAATTCCAACGAAAACCTCGCGAAGACGCTGCTAAGAGCCACCGTGCTCCTCTAGGTGCTGCAAGAAGACCAGGGCTATCGTCTCAGGCGAAGAATAGAGATACACCGGTCGAAGGATTTCCAGAGACAGGAGACGGAAGAGAGCCGGAACGGCAAGGCCGAGAGAGCCCGGCAGGCGGCCAACTACCGGAGCAAACAAGGCCGCAAGGCAGACCCCAAAGAAAACCTCTCGGAACTCCAGTCGGCCAAGATGAATCACCAGGCCTCCAGGCTATTTCTGAAGATTCCAGATCGCCTCCAGAGAAGCCTCCAAGACCTCACCTCAGATCACCACCTGGACAGAAAAACGACCTTGAGGACGTCTTCCAACGCTTCGGATTTTCTCCAGCTTCTCCCAAGGTTGAAGATGACGGCTACACCAGGATCGCGTATGAGGTTCCGGACAGGCCCAGGATGAGGTTCAGCCAGAAACAGCGGATGGTTGAAGAGCGTCTGAAGCACAAGATTGCCCGAGGTGGAGCTGACCTCAATCAGGAGCAGCAGAGAGAGCTGGAGAAGACCTCAAAATCCCTGGGGCAGAAGATCCGTGAGGGAATGGCCAAGTTCAAGGTCGAGAAGCTTGACAAGTGCAGCGTCATGTGA
- the LOC138961979 gene encoding uncharacterized protein, protein MSKTEGKVLNPSLFPQKQCRLILIGKTGNGKSSTGNSILGKRAFRPQVGLNSGTQTGDLQVSWKDGMEIQVMDTPGLHDTEVGDKVISERITRSLFAVHPGPHAILLCLSCDARFNDEELKVFNALNKIFGERMKSYLILVFTKFDVFKEDRFAFEQQLSSSAHLRDVLTQAQNRYVLFDNREELSPYKKSEQVDQLLAKVQEVVSKNGCHFRHDLTPELIKSMNVLKRIEMRKTPNPDIEVHAHTDLEHHAAQEPKARHEWREPCAQNEQFNLVEVDTSSMSSSTGNLSQGNLDTMDGHVYSSQECEASQAPVNAPTSILRKTTAQNKPRVRFNSVVGEEEYQTRLTGLSGHSIDAEPLCPSKELKDAETNDNMPRSTENPVRNLPRRRLSWAPGDGIDFAKLPSKSIMQLKDSKQVANRLKQFEAIAKQAKQATLTSEDIASKFKMKPRRADSFTRSVSAENKDSSSQMHGYRPTLVGRVREPGDIGLRTTKYFYKREGDIRLEEQDWAQRKPSETPSSLATAHDQGLNDESTPPEPQKPQEQSERKVPEVPSYPPIPQARHTQDLRPEPNKPPDSPGRKVLETISDPLITQACDNRDLSTQLESRGPNDRFDRNPKGTVLTPAIAQDLKTRRINTRFETTESQDTPERESCKAEAADHGSFSPSEESQHETTPYSGQSEMSQQESPSSPQHSSNLGSLFQQFGFTRGAKQGYVPEIKLSERQQKMLEDRLKERIAQGTAGSNEEQVEDRLKERIAQGTAGSNEEQVEQSLKERIAQGTAGLNQEQVEEIEKTTSIIDKAVEDGLNKFLLRNMNNCSLM, encoded by the exons ATGTCTAAGACAGAAG GTAAGGTTTTAAATCCGAGCCTTTTTCCGCAAAAGCAATGTCGTCTGATCCTCATCGGGAAGACCGGAAATGGCAAAAGCAGTACAGGAAACAGCATTCTGGGAAAACGTGCTTTCCGGCCGCAAGTGGGACTCAACTCTGGTACCCAAACAGGAGATCTGCAAGTCTCTTGGAAAGATGGTATGGAGATTCAG GTAATGGACACCCCTGGACTTCACGATACAGAAGTGGGAGACAAAGTTATCTCGGAGCGAATCACAAGATCTTTGTTTGCCGTGCATCCGGGTCCTCATGCCATTCTTCTTTGTTTGTCGTGCGATGCACGATTTAATGATGAAGAACTCAAA GTCTTCAACGCACTCAACAAAATCTTCGGAGAAAGGATGAAGTCATATCTGATACTCGTCTTTACCAAATTCGACGTGTTTAAAGAGGACAGATTCGCCTTTGAGCAACAG CTGTCCAGCAGTGCACATCTGAGAGATGTTCTAACGCAGGCTCAAAACCGCTACGTCCTCTTCGACAACAGAGAAGAACTGAGCCCCTACAAGAAAAGCGAACAAGTGGATCAACTGCTTGCCAAGGTACAGGAAGTGGTCAGCAAAAACGGATGTCATTTCCGGCACGATCTTACCCCAGAATTGATCAAGTCCATGAACGTGTTAAAGCGGATTGAGATGAGGAAGACACCTAATCCAGATATTGAAGTGCATGCGCATACCGATCTGGAACATCATGCAGCTCAAGAACCAAAAGCCAGGCACGAATGGAGAGAACCTTGTGCACAGAACGAACAGTTTAATTTAGTGGAAGTGGACACAAGTTCTATGTCTAGCTCAACAGGTAATCTGTCTCAAGGGAATCTGGACACCATGGACGGACACGTATACTCCTCCCAGGAGTGCGAAGCTTCTCAGGCACCAGTCAACGCACCCACATCTATATTGAGAAAAACCACTGCACAGAACAAACCAAGAGTACGTTTTAATAGCGTTGTAGGAGAGGAAGAATATCAGACAAGACTTACTGGTCTAAGTGGTCACAGCATTGATGCTGAGCCCTTGTGTCCTAGCAAGGAGCTCAAAGATGCTGAAACGAATGACAACATGCCAAGATCGACTGAGAATCCTGTAAGAAACTTACCAAGGAGACGTTTAAGCTGGGCTCCAGGTGATGGGATCGACTTTGCCAAGTTACCATCTAAAAGCATTATGCAACTGAAAGATTCAAAGCAAGTCGCTAACAGGTTAAAGCAATTCGAAGCAATTGCTAAGCAGGCCAAGCAGGCCACTCTGACATCAGAAGATATCGCCTCAAAATTCAAGATGAAACCACGTCGAGCTGACTCGTTCACACGTTCTGTGAGTGCAGAAAATAAGGACTCTTCCTCCCAGATGCATGGTTACAGACCCACACTCGTAGGCAGGGTTCGAGAGCCAGGAGACATAGGACTGCGGACTACGAAGTATTTCTACAAACGTGAGGGAGACATTCGACTTGAGGAACAGGACTGGGCTCAGAGAAAACCATCGGAAACACCATCATCTCTGGCTACAGCACACGACCAGGGCTTGAACGACGAAAGCACTCCACCTGAACCCCAAAAGCCTCAAGAACAGTCTGAAAGAAAAGTTCCGGAAGTCCCGTCATATCCTCCCATACCACAAGcccgccacacacaagacctAAGACCCGAGCCAAACAAGCCTCCAGATTCGCCTGGAAGAAAAGTCCTTGAAACAATTTCAGATCCATTAATAACACAAGCTTGTGACAACCGAGACCTAAGCACTCAACTTGAATCAAGAGGTCCAAATGACAGATTTGACAGAAACCCTAAAGGGACCGTGTTAACGCCAGCAATAGCACAAGACCTCAAAACTCGTCGGATAAACACTCGATTTGAGACAACAGAATCTCAAGACACACCTGAACGAGAATCTTGTAAAGCAGAAGCTGCGGATCACGGCAGCTTTTCTCCATCAGAAGAATCACAGCACGAAACAACGCCGTACTCAGGACAGTCAGAAATGTCACAGCAGGAATCGCCCTCAAGCCCGCAGCATTCAAGTAACCTTGGGTCCCTGTTTCAACAGTTTGGGTTCACTAGAGGCGCAAAACAAGGATATGTACCAGAGATAAAGCTATCTGAGAGACAGCAAAAGATGCTAGAAGACCGTCTGAAAGAGAGAATAGCACAGGGCACTGCTGGTTCAAATGAAGAACAAGTAGAAGACCGTCTGAAAGAGAGAATAGCACAGGGCACTGCTGGTTCAAATGAAGAACAAGTAGAACAAAGTCTGAAAGAGAGAATAGCACAGGGCACGGCTGGTTTAAATCAAGAACAAGTAGAAGAGATAGAGAAAACCACGAGCATCATAGATAAGGCTGTTGAGGATGGACTGAACAAGTTCCTACTTAGGAATATGAATAATTGCAGCCTGATGTGA
- the LOC138961977 gene encoding GTPase IMAP family member 4-like — MATQTSQTVLQPALFNDGQCRLMLIGKTGNGKSSTGNSILGRPAFEEHFGMNSGTREGDLQSVTMGDIDIQVMDTPGLCDTELENDLIAVRITRSLLAMHPGPHAVILCLSCDRRFTEEEFQVFEALKDMFGDKMTSHLIVVMVRRDLLEKANICFEDQLKSCRDLKNVMTQASNRYILFDNREELSEEKKRDQVDQLMSMVHQLVKENDGFFKHKLTNMLNVAMTVLRAAEVMKRRRTKSKPKLKPKPKLKPKPKLKPKPEGATNVQAAAKSLDLTSSTAAITFTDTPPPKPPRAFPIETTYATEDEGTRNARESIENVHLEDKILQESTEGGAALKDPGTFVYEREANTQEESTEQSASSADPVFSMDEVAEQRMVEEDLKRMLARGTADLNEEQLQELQRASGSLGENFQEGLAKRSIKKLRQCSVM; from the exons ATGGCAACACAAACATCACAAACAG ttTTGCAGCCTGCACTTTTCAACGATGGCCAGTGCCGTCTGATGCTCATTGGGAAAACCGGAAATGGCAAAAGCAGCACCGGAAACAGCATCCTGGGACGTCCAGCTTTTGAAGAACATTTCGGAATGAACTCAGGCACACGAGAAGGAGATTTGCAATCTGTAACGATGGGGGACATTGACATTCAG GTGATGGATACCCCAGGTCTGTGCGACACAGAACTGGAAAATGACCTCATCGCAGTCAGGATCACAAGGTCACTGCTGGCCATGCATCCGGGTCCTCACGccgtcattctctgtctgtcgtgCGACAGGCGCTTCACTgaagaagaatttcaa GTTTTTGAGGCTCTGAAGGACATGTTTGGAGATAAAATGACGTCACATCTGATTGTCGTCATGGTCAGGAGAGACCTGCTTGAAAAAGCAAATATCTGTTTTGAGGACCAG CTCAAAAGTTGCAGAGatctgaaaaatgtcatgacgcAGGCCAGCAACCGTTACATCCTCTTCGACAACAGAGAAGAGCTGAGTGAAGAGAAGAAGAGGGACCAAGTAGATCAACTGATGTCCATGGTGCACCAGTTAGTTAAGGAAAACGATGGCTTTTTCAaacacaaactgacaaacaTGTTGAACGTGGCCATGACTGTGCTGAGAGCAGCAGAGGTGATGAAACGAAGACGGACAAAATCAAAACCCAAGCTGAAACCCAAACCCAAGCTGAAACCCAAACCAAAGCTGAAACCCAAACCCGAAGGAGCCACAAATGTGCAGGCTGCAGCTAAAAGCTTAGACCTGACTTCAtcgactgcagctataacgttTACTGACACTCCCCCACCAAAACCACCACGAGCTTTTCCCATCGAAACCACGTATGCAACAGAAGATGAAGGGACAAGGAATGCCAGAGAATCCATAGAGAATGTGCACCTCGAAGACAAAATCCTACAAGAATCTACAGAAGGTGGAGCAGCCCTGAAAGATCCTGGAACGTTTGTCTACGAGAGAGAAGcgaatactcaagaagaatctACCGAACAAAGCGCGTCTTCGGCAGATCCTGTCTTTTCTATGGACGAGGTTGCAGAACAGCGGATGGTGGAAGAGGACCTGAAGAGGATGCTGGCTCGAGGCACTGCAGACCTCAACGAAGAACAGCTGCAGGAGCTGCAGAGGGCTTCAGGGTCACTGGGAGAAAACTTCCAAGAAGGGCTGGCCAAACGTTCTATTAAGAAGCTTCGTCAGTGCAGTGTGATGTGA
- the LOC138961976 gene encoding uncharacterized protein isoform X1 — protein sequence MYELAQPFEMDTPTGTVLEPSLFEDGQCRIILIGKTGHGKSSTGNTILGRLAFKTQVGINSGTKEGDLQSTTMGEIEIQVMDTPGLHDTEVKNDVISQRITLSLMAMHPGPHAIILCLSCDQRFTQDELKVYEALKDIFGENMTKYLIVVMTRRDALEAKKQCFENQLARCTELRKVLEEAGNRYVLFDNRETLSKDTKREQVEQLLAKVQEVVVLNAGDYFKHNLTCMLNESMIRMTKAAADTKTGQENVYNHLDHHAGQPSKPQPKARDFGAKGESRNKPTLPEWEGSTDTQTSTLPQSVMVLKEKKQVAERRAQFESKAQSPEPTREEISSKFQRKPREDAAKSHRAPLGAARRPGLSSQAKNRDTPVEGFPETGDGREPERQGRESPAGGQLPEQTRPQGRPQRKPLGTPVGQDESPGLQAISEDSRSPPEKPPRPHLRSPPGQKNDLEDVFQRFGFSPASPKVEDDGYTRIAYEVPDRPRMRFSQKQRMVEERLKHKIARGGADLNQEQQRELEKTSKSLGQKIREGMAKFKVEKLDKCSVM from the exons ATGTATGAACTGG CACAGCCATTTGAAATGGACACTCCAACAG GCACAGTCCTGGAACCAAGCCTGTTTGAAGATGGTCAGTGTCGTATCATACTGATCGGGAAAACCGGACATGGCAAAAGCAGCACTGGAAACACAATTCTGGGACGACTGGCGTTCAAAACCCAAGTTGGAATCAACTCGGGCACTAAGGAAGGAGATTTACAATCCACGACGATGGGAGAAATTGAAATTCAG GTGATGGACACCCCTGGACTTCACGACACAGAGGtgaaaaatgacgtcatttcgCAGAGAATCACACTATCGTTGATGGCCATGCATCCGGGTCCCCACGCCATCATCCTCTGTCTGTCATGTGACCAAAGGTTCACACAAGACGAATTAAAG GTCTACGAAGCCTTGAAGGACATCTTCGGAGAGAACATGACGAAATACCTTATAGTTGTCATGACCAGGAGAGACGCACTTGAAGCCAAGAAGCAGTGCTTTGAAAACCAG CTCGCACGCTGCACAGAGCTGAGGAAGGTTCTGGAAGAAGCAGGGAACCGCTATGTCCTCTTCGACAACAGAGAGACTTTGAGCAAAGATACGAAGAGGGAACAAGTGGAACAGCTGTTGGCCAAAGTACAAGAGGTCGTCGTTCTGAACGCAGGCGATTATTTCAAACACAACCTCACTTGCATGCTGAACGAGTCCATGATCAGGATGACAAAAGCAGCAGCTGATACCAAAACTGGCCAAGAAAACGTGTATAATCACCTTGACCACCACGCTGGCCAGCCATCCAAGCCACAACCGAAAGCAAGAGACTTTGGTGCGAAGGGAGAATCAAGAAATAAACCGACTTTGCCAGAATGGGAAGGAAGCACGGATACTCAGACAAGCACCTTGCCGCAGAGCGTCATGGTTTTGAAGGAGAAGAAGCAGGTCGCAGAGAGGAGGGCGCAGTTCGAATCAAAAGCCCAGTCACCAGAACCTACGCGAGAAGAAATCTCCTCAAAATTCCAACGAAAACCTCGCGAAGACGCTGCTAAGAGCCACCGTGCTCCTCTAGGTGCTGCAAGAAGACCAGGGCTATCGTCTCAGGCGAAGAATAGAGATACACCGGTCGAAGGATTTCCAGAGACAGGAGACGGAAGAGAGCCGGAACGGCAAGGCCGAGAGAGCCCGGCAGGCGGCCAACTACCGGAGCAAACAAGGCCGCAAGGCAGACCCCAAAGAAAACCTCTCGGAACTCCAGTCGGCCAAGATGAATCACCAGGCCTCCAGGCTATTTCTGAAGATTCCAGATCGCCTCCAGAGAAGCCTCCAAGACCTCACCTCAGATCACCACCTGGACAGAAAAACGACCTTGAGGACGTCTTCCAACGCTTCGGATTTTCTCCAGCTTCTCCCAAGGTTGAAGATGACGGCTACACCAGGATCGCGTATGAGGTTCCGGACAGGCCCAGGATGAGGTTCAGCCAGAAACAGCGGATGGTTGAAGAGCGTCTGAAGCACAAGATTGCCCGAGGTGGAGCTGACCTCAATCAGGAGCAGCAGAGAGAGCTGGAGAAGACCTCAAAATCCCTGGGGCAGAAGATCCGTGAGGGAATGGCCAAGTTCAAGGTCGAGAAGCTTGACAAGTGCAGCGTCATGTGA